In Deinococcus sp. QL22, the following are encoded in one genomic region:
- a CDS encoding DNA polymerase III yields MEPTVLAIGPLTAQAALLHGPLLEQTGLFGGNALLLTGPARVGKLAVAWAVAAQFNCSGIRGMSGEACGQCPSCRTLAAGTHPDVLTVEPRATTSTGKTARRKIIPIGAILDSRDDKNEYDIHVYEFLEVQPTFRRRVVIVSGAEYLGTTAGNALLKLVEEPPHGAMFVFLAEDARAVLPTIASRSARLSVSPAPDQAVAFALAKAGHDPDPELVAFAAGRAGVLADPDTVRSALADARELEEAIGTGLLTALEAAERLEKRFDPAWHPEALRFVWQPRPPAQRARADTALDALQAALEAYASPSLSFQVFVLGLRDAFGLA; encoded by the coding sequence ATGGAGCCGACAGTTCTGGCTATTGGCCCGCTGACGGCGCAGGCGGCGCTGCTGCATGGGCCTTTGCTGGAGCAGACCGGGCTGTTTGGGGGCAATGCCCTGCTGCTGACCGGGCCAGCGCGGGTAGGTAAATTGGCGGTGGCGTGGGCGGTAGCCGCACAGTTCAACTGCTCCGGCATTCGCGGCATGTCGGGCGAGGCGTGTGGGCAATGCCCGTCTTGCCGCACGTTGGCGGCAGGCACGCACCCCGATGTGCTGACCGTAGAGCCCCGAGCCACCACCAGCACGGGCAAAACGGCGCGGCGCAAAATTATTCCGATTGGGGCGATTCTGGACAGCCGAGACGATAAGAACGAATACGACATTCACGTCTACGAGTTCTTGGAAGTCCAGCCCACCTTCAGGCGGCGCGTGGTCATCGTGAGCGGCGCGGAATATCTGGGCACCACCGCCGGAAACGCCCTGCTGAAACTGGTGGAAGAACCGCCGCACGGGGCCATGTTCGTGTTCTTGGCCGAAGATGCGCGGGCCGTGCTGCCCACGATTGCCAGCCGCAGCGCCCGCCTGAGCGTCTCGCCCGCGCCTGACCAAGCGGTGGCGTTTGCCTTAGCCAAAGCAGGCCACGATCCTGACCCCGAACTGGTGGCCTTCGCCGCAGGACGCGCCGGAGTGCTGGCCGACCCGGACACGGTGCGGAGTGCTTTGGCCGATGCCCGCGAACTGGAAGAAGCCATCGGCACGGGCCTCCTGACCGCCCTAGAAGCTGCCGAACGCCTGGAAAAACGCTTTGACCCGGCGTGGCATCCTGAGGCGTTGCGCTTTGTGTGGCAGCCCCGCCCCCCCGCCCAGCGTGCCCGTGCCGACACTGCGCTAGACGCCCTGCAAGCCGCGCTGGAAGCCTACGCCAGCCCCAGCCTCAGCTTTCAGGTGTTCGTGCTGGGATTGCGGGATGCGTTCGGGTTGGCATAG
- a CDS encoding MBL fold metallo-hydrolase, which produces MTRPHTQPQLHGSTQVWTLATGPLQENAVIVAGTQNEGFLFDPGDEADKVWAWVRASGVTVRGILLTHAHFDHIGAVQPMREVLKVPVYLHPADLPIYQLGAASAARWNLPFIQPEAPEHGITQGQTFTAGDLTLTAREVPGHAPGHVVFVDGAKSVVVAGDTLFRGSIGRTDLPGGNHAQLLAGIAQELLTLPDEAAVYPGHGPATTIGFERRTNPFLK; this is translated from the coding sequence ATGACCCGCCCGCACACCCAACCCCAACTTCACGGTTCTACCCAAGTGTGGACACTGGCGACTGGCCCCCTGCAAGAAAACGCTGTGATAGTCGCCGGAACGCAGAATGAAGGCTTCCTGTTCGATCCCGGCGATGAGGCCGACAAGGTATGGGCATGGGTGCGGGCTTCCGGCGTGACCGTGCGCGGAATTTTGCTCACCCACGCGCATTTTGACCACATTGGGGCGGTGCAGCCCATGCGCGAGGTTCTGAAGGTGCCCGTGTATCTGCATCCCGCCGATCTGCCGATTTACCAGCTGGGCGCGGCGAGTGCAGCCCGCTGGAATTTGCCGTTTATCCAGCCGGAAGCGCCCGAGCATGGGATAACGCAGGGGCAGACCTTTACGGCGGGCGACCTGACCCTCACGGCCCGCGAAGTGCCCGGACACGCGCCCGGCCATGTGGTGTTCGTGGATGGGGCAAAGTCTGTTGTCGTCGCCGGAGACACCCTGTTTCGCGGCAGCATTGGCCGCACCGACTTGCCTGGCGGCAACCATGCCCAACTGTTGGCGGGTATCGCGCAGGAACTCCTGACCCTGCCCGACGAGGCCGCCGTTTATCCGGGGCACGGGCCAGCCACCACCATCGGCTTCGAGCGGCGCACCAATCCATTTCTGAAGTAG
- a CDS encoding glycosidase, translating to MTHTPPPAGVFDAVATLRADDGHRFLLQRHPQSPVLRPSPLNAWEAMNVFNAAVLQHGGLFHMHYRAQGIDFVSSIGYAVSSDGLTWNKLERPVLAPREPYESRGVEDPRVTWHENDQCFYMAYTAYSPLGIMPCLARSHNLILWERLGPVIRGEDNKDHVLFPRKIGGRYVMFHRRPPSIWIAYSDDLLNWTDHREIMAPRPELAGWDEKRVGAGGVPIETPHGWLVLYHAYDQRHVYRLSAALLDLEDPSKVLRRPADFIMEPTETWEIRGDVPNVVFSCANPVVGDEVWLYYGGADRMVGLATCKLSDLMEFVLEP from the coding sequence ATGACCCACACCCCCCCACCCGCCGGAGTCTTCGATGCCGTCGCCACCCTGCGGGCCGATGACGGCCACCGCTTCCTGCTTCAGCGTCATCCACAGAGTCCCGTACTGCGCCCCAGTCCCCTCAATGCGTGGGAAGCCATGAACGTCTTCAACGCCGCCGTCTTGCAGCACGGGGGCCTGTTCCACATGCATTACCGGGCACAGGGGATAGATTTCGTGTCCAGCATCGGCTACGCGGTGTCCTCTGACGGTCTGACGTGGAATAAGTTGGAGCGGCCTGTCTTGGCCCCGCGGGAGCCCTACGAATCGCGTGGGGTAGAAGACCCGCGTGTGACGTGGCACGAGAACGACCAGTGTTTTTATATGGCCTACACCGCCTATTCTCCGCTCGGCATCATGCCCTGCCTCGCCCGCTCGCATAACCTGATTTTGTGGGAGCGGCTCGGCCCGGTTATTCGCGGCGAGGACAACAAAGACCATGTGCTGTTTCCGCGCAAGATCGGCGGGCGATACGTGATGTTTCACCGCCGCCCGCCCAGCATCTGGATTGCGTATTCCGACGACCTGCTGAACTGGACAGACCACCGCGAAATTATGGCCCCGCGCCCCGAATTGGCTGGCTGGGACGAAAAGCGCGTCGGCGCGGGCGGCGTACCCATAGAAACCCCGCACGGCTGGTTGGTGCTGTATCACGCCTACGATCAGCGCCATGTGTACCGCCTGTCTGCCGCGTTGCTCGACCTAGAAGACCCGTCCAAAGTGCTGCGCCGCCCTGCCGACTTCATTATGGAACCCACCGAAACGTGGGAAATCCGGGGCGATGTGCCCAACGTGGTGTTCTCGTGCGCCAATCCGGTGGTCGGCGATGAAGTCTGGCTCTATTACGGCGGCGCAGACCGCATGGTGGGGTTGGCCACCTGCAAACTCAGCGATCTGATGGAGTTCGTGCTGGAGCCGTAA